A window from Pseudonocardia cypriaca encodes these proteins:
- the sigJ gene encoding RNA polymerase sigma factor SigJ: MLVGAHEVEVFEGARPRLEAIAYRLLGSANDAEDAVQDTFLRWQSADRELIETPEAWLTKVLTNICLNQLTSARARRETYVGQWLPEPVFTGDRMLGPSDTVEQRESVSIAMLTLMERLPAKERVVYVLREAFGHSHGEIAEVLDLTESNCQQIYRRAKQHLAADRRRVTVDATAARKIVEEFLAAALSGRTDSLVKMLTDDAISVGDGGGVLFSLPRPVTGALRVARFLRGLFEPSPAKWDMIGGRPVLFAAVANGVPALVLVVGDRVAGVVSLDVTVDGIAAVHAQVNPGKLDRAARQWPTSEHGEPLVDTW; the protein is encoded by the coding sequence ATGCTGGTCGGTGCGCACGAGGTCGAGGTGTTCGAAGGGGCCAGGCCGCGGTTGGAGGCGATCGCGTACCGCCTGCTGGGGTCGGCGAACGATGCCGAGGACGCGGTGCAGGACACGTTCCTGCGCTGGCAGTCCGCCGACCGGGAGCTCATCGAGACGCCAGAGGCGTGGCTGACGAAGGTGCTCACCAACATCTGCCTCAACCAGCTCACTTCGGCGCGAGCCAGGCGAGAGACCTATGTGGGCCAGTGGCTCCCCGAGCCGGTCTTCACCGGGGACCGGATGCTCGGTCCGTCCGACACCGTCGAGCAGCGGGAGTCGGTCTCGATCGCGATGCTCACGCTGATGGAGCGGCTCCCGGCCAAGGAACGCGTCGTGTACGTACTGCGCGAAGCGTTCGGACACTCACACGGCGAGATCGCCGAGGTGCTCGACCTCACCGAGTCGAACTGCCAGCAGATCTACCGGCGTGCCAAGCAGCACCTGGCCGCCGACCGGCGCCGGGTGACGGTCGACGCGACCGCGGCCCGCAAGATCGTCGAGGAGTTCCTCGCCGCGGCACTCAGCGGCAGGACCGACTCGCTGGTGAAGATGCTGACCGACGACGCGATCAGCGTCGGCGACGGTGGCGGCGTGCTCTTCTCGTTGCCGCGGCCGGTCACCGGTGCGCTGCGGGTGGCGAGGTTCCTGCGCGGGCTGTTCGAACCCAGCCCGGCCAAGTGGGACATGATCGGCGGTCGACCCGTCCTGTTCGCCGCGGTTGCCAACGGCGTGCCCGCGCTGGTGCTGGTGGTCGGAGACCGGGTGGCCGGCGTCGTCTCGCTGGACGTGACCGTCGACGGCATCGCAGCCGTCCACGCCCAGGTGAACCCCGGCAAGCTCGACCGCGCGGCGCGCCAGTGGCCCACATCCGAACACGGGGAACCGCTCGTCGACACCTGGTGA
- a CDS encoding NAD(P)/FAD-dependent oxidoreductase yields the protein MKHRIVVLGAGYAGANAAARLARRLHPADTEITLVNADPEFVERVRMHQLATGQDLKRRALTDVFAGTAVQMRLARVTAVDAERKTVDVVDADGPGEMAYDTLVYALGSAAADCGVPGVAEHAHDVAGKQSALRLRERLAGLAAGEAVLVVGGGLTGIEAVTEIAEARPDLEVSLAARGGLGDWLSKKAQSHLSKAFDRLGITVHEHTEVAGVEPTGAVTADGRAIPAQVTVWTAGFAAHPIAGATSLRVSATGQIVVDDTMRSVSHPDVYAVGDAALAPGANGTPLRMSCASGVPAAYHAADAIAARLTGRQIPQNKIGYTAQCISLGRRDAVVQWVTPDDQPKPSAVTGKTAARLKEMICKAAAWSISHPTSMLPTRRRHTVPAEEPLATTV from the coding sequence ATGAAGCACCGCATCGTCGTCCTCGGGGCCGGGTACGCCGGAGCCAACGCCGCCGCGCGGCTGGCCAGGCGCCTGCACCCCGCCGACACCGAGATCACCCTCGTCAACGCCGATCCCGAGTTCGTCGAGCGCGTCCGGATGCACCAGCTCGCGACCGGCCAGGACCTGAAGCGGCGCGCACTGACCGACGTCTTCGCGGGTACGGCCGTGCAGATGCGGCTCGCGCGGGTCACGGCCGTTGACGCCGAGCGCAAGACCGTCGACGTCGTCGACGCCGACGGCCCCGGCGAGATGGCCTACGACACGCTCGTCTACGCCCTCGGCAGCGCGGCCGCCGACTGCGGCGTTCCCGGCGTCGCCGAGCACGCCCACGACGTCGCCGGCAAGCAGTCCGCGCTGCGGCTGCGTGAGCGTCTGGCCGGCCTCGCCGCGGGCGAGGCCGTGCTCGTCGTCGGTGGTGGCCTGACCGGCATCGAAGCGGTCACCGAGATCGCCGAAGCCCGACCGGACCTCGAGGTCTCACTCGCCGCCCGCGGCGGCCTCGGCGACTGGCTGAGCAAGAAGGCCCAGAGCCACCTGAGCAAGGCCTTCGACCGGCTCGGCATAACCGTGCACGAGCACACGGAAGTCGCGGGCGTCGAGCCGACCGGCGCGGTCACCGCCGACGGCCGCGCGATCCCGGCCCAGGTGACCGTCTGGACGGCCGGCTTCGCCGCCCATCCCATCGCCGGGGCCACGAGCCTGCGGGTTTCCGCGACGGGGCAGATCGTCGTCGACGACACCATGCGGTCGGTCTCGCACCCCGACGTCTACGCCGTCGGTGATGCCGCGCTCGCACCGGGCGCGAACGGCACACCACTGCGGATGTCCTGCGCCTCTGGAGTCCCCGCGGCCTACCACGCGGCCGACGCCATCGCCGCCCGCCTGACCGGACGGCAGATCCCCCAGAACAAGATCGGCTACACCGCCCAGTGCATCAGCCTCGGCCGCCGCGACGCTGTCGTGCAGTGGGTGACCCCGGACGACCAGCCCAAACCGTCCGCGGTCACCGGCAAGACGGCCGCACGCCTCAAGGAGATGATCTGCAAGGCCGCGGCCTGGAGCATCTCCCACCCGACATCGATGCTCCCGACCCGTCGCCGCCACACCGTCCCCGCCGAGGAACCGCTCGCGACCACGGTCTGA
- a CDS encoding FAD-binding oxidoreductase, with the protein MSVEAMKGPALRGDLVTPSDARYERARVAYWAQFDEVRPSAVAYCETPADVAACLAFCQDAGIPAVPRSGGHSLGGYSTTDGLVVDVSRMSRVGVRRAGDGITAVVGAGARQVDSLAALWKEGVVVPGGMCPTVSAGGFVSGGGFGWLTRRYGMASDHVLAAQVVLADGRVVRCSESVEPDLFWALRGAGGGNFGVITEYEMRPRRVPTIVSFHLRWPWDAAQAVIAAWQRWIIDGPDDLGSAMSVTAVGGDPATVDVAGGWLGDPAALERHLDELVGDAGRRPEIRTVQEDSYLDTMMAAFGLTDTTAGQRQWTGQNPDAVIPRQHFAVDRSVLVDRPIPLTGIGEVLAAFEREPRPGQVRLLSFFALGGQVNRVPRTASAYVHRDAQFYLAFWVGLDRDLPDEGDRHAAQTWADDGFAVIDRYSGGEAYQNFIDPALGGWREAYYGENYSRLAEVKRTYDPHGFFRFAQSIG; encoded by the coding sequence ATGAGTGTCGAAGCGATGAAGGGGCCCGCCCTGCGCGGGGACCTCGTGACGCCGTCCGACGCCCGGTACGAGCGGGCCAGGGTGGCCTACTGGGCGCAGTTCGACGAGGTGCGGCCGAGCGCGGTCGCGTACTGCGAGACGCCTGCGGACGTCGCCGCCTGCCTGGCGTTCTGCCAGGACGCCGGCATCCCGGCCGTGCCGCGCAGCGGCGGGCACAGCCTCGGCGGGTACTCGACCACCGACGGGCTCGTCGTCGACGTCTCGCGCATGTCCCGGGTCGGGGTGCGCCGTGCGGGTGACGGGATCACGGCGGTCGTCGGGGCGGGCGCGCGGCAGGTCGACAGCCTGGCGGCGTTGTGGAAGGAGGGCGTCGTCGTGCCCGGCGGGATGTGCCCGACTGTGTCGGCGGGCGGCTTCGTGAGCGGTGGCGGGTTCGGATGGCTCACCCGCCGCTACGGCATGGCCTCCGACCACGTGCTCGCAGCGCAGGTCGTGCTGGCCGACGGGCGGGTGGTGCGGTGCTCGGAGTCGGTCGAACCGGACCTGTTCTGGGCCCTGCGCGGCGCCGGTGGCGGGAACTTCGGGGTGATCACCGAGTACGAGATGCGCCCCCGCCGTGTTCCCACCATCGTCAGCTTCCACCTCCGCTGGCCGTGGGACGCCGCGCAGGCCGTGATCGCCGCCTGGCAGCGGTGGATCATCGACGGCCCGGACGACCTCGGGTCGGCCATGAGCGTCACGGCGGTCGGCGGCGACCCGGCCACCGTCGACGTCGCGGGCGGGTGGCTCGGCGACCCGGCGGCGCTCGAACGGCACCTCGACGAGCTGGTGGGGGACGCCGGTCGCCGGCCCGAGATCCGGACGGTGCAGGAGGACTCGTACCTCGACACGATGATGGCGGCATTCGGCCTCACCGACACGACGGCCGGCCAGCGGCAGTGGACGGGCCAGAACCCGGACGCGGTGATCCCGCGCCAGCATTTCGCGGTCGACCGCAGCGTCCTCGTGGACCGGCCGATCCCGCTCACGGGGATCGGCGAGGTGCTCGCCGCGTTCGAGCGCGAACCGCGGCCCGGCCAGGTCCGCCTGTTGAGCTTCTTCGCCCTCGGCGGTCAGGTGAACCGCGTCCCGCGCACCGCGTCCGCCTACGTGCACCGGGACGCGCAGTTCTACCTGGCGTTCTGGGTCGGCCTCGACCGGGACCTGCCCGACGAGGGCGACCGCCACGCGGCGCAGACGTGGGCGGACGACGGGTTCGCGGTGATCGACCGGTACTCCGGCGGCGAGGCCTACCAGAACTTCATCGACCCCGCGCTCGGCGGCTGGCGAGAGGCCTACTACGGGGAGAACTACTCCCGGCTGGCCGAGGTGAAGCGGACCTACGACCCGCACGGGTTCTTCCGCTTCGCGCAGTCGATCGGTTGA
- a CDS encoding SAM-dependent methyltransferase, whose protein sequence is MTLASERFPRSSRYDPDWIVAGASGGANPLWLTEWLTEAMALRAGMRVLDLGCGRGLSSIFLHEEFGVQVWSTDLWFSVDERARRIHDAGLDDAVFPIHADARALPFAAGFFDAIVSIDSFVYYGTDDLYLGYLARFLRPGGQLGIAGAGLVREIDGPVPDHLAAWWEPSMSCLHSAAWWRRHWERSGAVEVESADTMTDGWRRWLDWQHAASPDNGVEIEALTADQGRYLGYVRAVARRDDRALDEPIVSVPVSYAERPVFRDQPPS, encoded by the coding sequence ATGACCCTCGCGTCCGAACGCTTCCCCCGCAGCTCCCGGTACGACCCGGACTGGATCGTCGCCGGCGCCTCCGGCGGAGCCAACCCGCTGTGGCTCACCGAGTGGCTCACCGAGGCGATGGCGCTCCGCGCGGGCATGCGGGTCCTGGACCTGGGCTGCGGGCGCGGCCTCTCGTCGATCTTCCTGCACGAGGAGTTCGGCGTGCAGGTGTGGTCGACGGACCTGTGGTTCAGCGTCGACGAACGCGCGCGGCGCATCCACGACGCAGGCTTGGACGACGCCGTCTTCCCCATCCACGCCGACGCCCGCGCGCTCCCGTTCGCGGCGGGCTTCTTCGATGCGATCGTCAGCATCGACTCGTTCGTCTACTACGGCACCGACGACCTCTACCTCGGCTACCTCGCCCGCTTCCTCCGCCCGGGAGGACAGCTCGGGATCGCGGGCGCGGGCCTCGTCCGGGAGATCGACGGCCCGGTTCCCGATCACCTTGCGGCGTGGTGGGAACCCAGCATGAGCTGCCTGCACTCCGCCGCGTGGTGGCGGCGGCACTGGGAGCGCAGCGGCGCCGTCGAGGTCGAGTCCGCCGACACGATGACCGACGGCTGGCGGCGCTGGCTCGACTGGCAGCACGCCGCGTCACCCGACAACGGCGTGGAGATCGAGGCGCTGACCGCTGACCAGGGCCGCTACCTCGGCTACGTCCGCGCGGTGGCGCGGCGCGACGACCGAGCCCTCGACGAACCCATCGTGTCCGTCCCCGTCTCGTACGCCGAGCGACCCGTCTTCCGGGATCAACCCCCTTCGTGA
- a CDS encoding helix-turn-helix domain-containing protein, producing MARRPLITTRDLARHLQVHPDTVREWVRRGRITPTATTPGGQFRFDLDDVLRQLGQPRKRPDPD from the coding sequence GTGGCCCGCCGTCCCCTTATCACCACTAGGGACCTCGCGCGCCATCTCCAGGTGCATCCGGACACCGTTCGCGAGTGGGTACGGAGAGGCCGCATCACCCCGACCGCCACCACTCCTGGCGGACAGTTCCGGTTCGACCTGGACGACGTCCTGCGCCAGCTCGGCCAGCCGAGGAAGCGGCCGGACCCCGATTGA
- a CDS encoding alpha/beta fold hydrolase: MEKLIEVNGAELCTETFGDPGDAPVLLIGNTMLTWPDELCGRIGAGGRFVVRYDLRGTGRSTPADPEAPDYTLRDLVADAAGVLDAYELPSAHVVGFGTGGWIAQLLALDHPARVTTLTLIATRPTAPGRNDADLPEHAPELMAHFMNRPEVDWTDRASVVASVLASARHLSGPYFDEAEARANIERIYDRTPASPDPGKAHRANQQATAFAALDSKPRWRKRLRDITAPTLVIHGENDPFFPLGNGEALAAEIPGAELLTLPGTGNELPRRTWDTVVPALLRHTSISAGPSR; encoded by the coding sequence ATGGAGAAGCTCATCGAGGTCAACGGGGCGGAGCTGTGCACCGAGACGTTCGGCGATCCGGGTGACGCGCCGGTCCTGCTGATCGGCAACACGATGCTCACGTGGCCGGACGAGCTCTGCGGACGCATCGGGGCCGGGGGAAGGTTCGTTGTCCGCTACGACCTGCGCGGCACGGGCCGCTCCACGCCGGCCGACCCCGAAGCCCCCGACTACACGCTGCGCGACCTGGTGGCGGACGCCGCCGGCGTCCTCGACGCCTACGAGCTGCCGTCGGCGCACGTCGTCGGCTTCGGTACCGGCGGCTGGATCGCGCAGCTCCTCGCCCTGGACCACCCCGCCCGCGTCACCACGCTCACGCTGATCGCCACGAGACCCACCGCGCCCGGCCGGAACGACGCCGACCTGCCGGAGCACGCACCCGAGCTGATGGCCCATTTCATGAACCGGCCCGAGGTGGACTGGACGGACCGCGCCTCGGTGGTGGCCTCCGTGCTCGCGAGCGCCCGTCACCTCTCCGGCCCGTACTTCGACGAGGCCGAGGCCCGTGCGAACATCGAACGGATCTACGACCGCACGCCCGCGAGCCCCGACCCGGGCAAGGCGCACCGCGCCAACCAGCAGGCGACGGCCTTCGCCGCCCTCGACAGCAAACCGCGATGGCGGAAGCGGCTGCGCGACATCACCGCGCCGACCCTCGTGATCCACGGCGAGAACGACCCGTTCTTCCCCCTCGGCAACGGCGAGGCCCTCGCCGCCGAGATCCCGGGCGCCGAGCTGCTCACACTCCCCGGCACGGGCAACGAGCTCCCGCGCCGCACCTGGGACACGGTCGTCCCCGCGCTCCTCCGCCACACGTCGATCAGCGCTGGGCCGTCGCGATGA
- a CDS encoding FAD-dependent monooxygenase, whose translation MSGIRVLVAGASIAGPALAHWLRRRGAEVTVVERAPELRPGGQAVDARGVAKEVIRRMGLDAAVRAACTDTAGAYTVDVDGNVLETYRADDHGGDGYIAEIEILRGDLSRVLFDDTRDGVEYVFGDRIAELTQDADGVDVTFAGGDRRRFDLVIGADGLHSALRAMVFGSREQFIRHLGLVLAFYSVPNEFGVDRWLIDYQESGRSAGLRPLPDTTRAMAMLSYSAADFDVDHSDVAAQKRLLRERMAGFGWLTPRILEHLDDTPDFYLDQVAQVVMDRWSSGRVGLLGDAAFSSSPMSGGGTGLALVGAYLLAGELAGAGWDPEVGFAAYEARMRSFVEANQEIGRMHVQSLQAPAPDAEPSPETDMEALMELVERAINGVELPDYAGVPDSGAPAGSRITSSAKP comes from the coding sequence GTGAGCGGTATCAGGGTGTTGGTGGCGGGGGCGAGCATCGCGGGGCCCGCGCTGGCCCACTGGCTGCGCCGGCGTGGAGCCGAGGTGACCGTGGTGGAGCGGGCGCCCGAGCTGCGTCCCGGTGGGCAGGCGGTGGACGCGCGCGGGGTGGCCAAGGAGGTCATCCGGCGCATGGGGCTGGACGCGGCGGTGCGCGCCGCCTGCACCGACACCGCCGGGGCGTACACGGTGGACGTGGACGGGAACGTCCTGGAGACCTACCGCGCGGACGACCACGGCGGCGACGGGTACATCGCGGAGATCGAGATCCTGCGTGGGGACCTGTCGCGGGTGCTCTTCGACGACACCCGCGACGGTGTCGAGTACGTCTTCGGCGACCGCATCGCCGAGCTCACCCAGGACGCGGACGGGGTCGACGTGACCTTCGCGGGCGGCGACCGGCGGCGCTTCGACCTGGTGATCGGCGCGGACGGGCTGCACTCTGCGCTGCGCGCGATGGTCTTCGGGTCGCGCGAGCAGTTCATCCGCCACCTCGGGCTCGTCCTGGCCTTCTATAGCGTGCCCAACGAGTTCGGGGTGGACCGCTGGCTGATCGACTACCAGGAGTCCGGGCGCTCCGCCGGCCTGCGGCCCCTCCCGGACACCACGCGGGCGATGGCCATGCTCTCGTACAGCGCCGCCGACTTCGACGTCGACCACAGCGACGTCGCGGCCCAGAAGCGCCTGCTGCGCGAGCGGATGGCCGGCTTCGGCTGGCTGACCCCGCGCATCCTCGAGCACCTGGACGACACCCCGGACTTCTACCTCGACCAGGTCGCCCAGGTCGTGATGGACCGCTGGTCGAGCGGACGGGTGGGGCTGCTCGGCGACGCAGCGTTCAGCTCGTCGCCGATGTCCGGGGGTGGCACCGGGCTGGCCCTGGTCGGTGCCTACCTACTGGCCGGAGAGCTTGCTGGCGCCGGGTGGGACCCGGAGGTCGGGTTCGCCGCGTACGAGGCGCGGATGCGCTCGTTCGTCGAGGCCAACCAGGAGATCGGCCGGATGCACGTACAGAGCCTCCAGGCCCCGGCGCCGGACGCGGAGCCGAGCCCGGAGACCGACATGGAGGCGCTCATGGAGCTGGTCGAGCGTGCGATCAACGGTGTCGAGCTGCCCGACTACGCCGGGGTGCCCGACTCCGGGGCCCCGGCCGGGTCGCGCATCACCTCGTCGGCCAAGCCGTAG
- a CDS encoding TetR/AcrR family transcriptional regulator, whose translation MGRPKEFDPDRAVAEAMEVFWAQGYGATSPQQLADQLRIGKGSLYNAFGGKRQLFDLALRHYLDLRVEGLKYWLDGTGPAKDLLREALLFFVKGDLDNPDRRGCLATNSAVEFGRLDEAVATQVRGLFDQAESVFETLVARGQREGDIRSDVDAKALASMLLNATTGLHVLSRLEPGPDRLTRVVDATLALL comes from the coding sequence ATGGGTCGCCCCAAGGAGTTCGACCCGGACCGCGCCGTCGCGGAGGCGATGGAGGTCTTCTGGGCACAGGGGTACGGCGCGACCTCGCCACAGCAGTTGGCCGACCAGCTGCGCATCGGCAAGGGCAGTCTCTACAACGCCTTCGGGGGTAAGCGCCAACTGTTCGACCTCGCCCTGCGCCACTACCTCGATCTTCGCGTCGAGGGCCTCAAGTACTGGCTGGACGGAACCGGGCCGGCCAAGGACCTGCTGCGCGAGGCCCTGCTGTTCTTCGTGAAGGGTGACCTCGACAACCCCGATCGCCGCGGATGCCTGGCGACCAACAGCGCGGTCGAGTTCGGCCGCCTGGACGAGGCCGTGGCCACGCAGGTTCGCGGTTTGTTCGATCAAGCGGAGAGCGTCTTCGAAACCCTTGTCGCCCGAGGCCAGCGCGAGGGCGACATCCGCAGTGACGTCGACGCGAAGGCGCTGGCGAGCATGCTGCTCAACGCCACCACCGGACTCCACGTCCTGTCGCGCCTCGAGCCCGGACCCGACCGCCTGACCCGCGTCGTCGACGCGACGCTCGCACTGCTCTGA
- a CDS encoding MBL fold metallo-hydrolase, giving the protein MSTTLTLSTFDAPARPLNIPLPIDPPEGGWTWPPTSVTLIAGENDAVLIDTLPTVEDAADLADWIEASGKRLTHIFITHGHIDHYLGTAPLKARFPDVKVVSTAATAGIIAEEQKTKRDTTTYSAIFADDLVEEVVIPEALPADGRFDLEGHDIIGVSAGQSDTSESSYAWVPELSAVVVGDIAYNDVHAALIETTTPETRKGWIATLEEIQGRNPQVVVASHRKADAVNDAGALAKTIEYVELGDKLLSTDPRPTLAEFVARMVEANPTRANVTTAIYSGAVQGLR; this is encoded by the coding sequence ATGAGCACCACGCTGACCCTGAGCACCTTCGACGCACCGGCCCGGCCGCTGAACATCCCGCTGCCCATCGACCCGCCCGAGGGTGGCTGGACCTGGCCGCCGACGTCGGTGACGCTGATCGCGGGCGAGAACGACGCCGTCCTGATCGACACGCTGCCCACCGTCGAGGACGCCGCCGACCTGGCCGACTGGATCGAGGCGAGCGGCAAGCGGCTCACGCACATCTTCATCACGCACGGCCACATCGACCACTACCTCGGCACCGCTCCGCTCAAGGCGAGGTTCCCCGACGTCAAGGTCGTCTCGACCGCTGCCACCGCCGGCATCATCGCCGAGGAGCAGAAGACCAAGCGCGACACCACGACCTACTCCGCGATCTTCGCCGACGACCTCGTCGAGGAGGTCGTCATCCCCGAGGCGCTGCCCGCCGACGGCCGCTTCGACCTCGAGGGCCACGACATCATCGGCGTCTCGGCCGGCCAGTCCGACACGAGCGAGTCCTCCTACGCCTGGGTGCCCGAGCTGTCCGCCGTCGTCGTCGGCGACATCGCCTACAACGACGTGCACGCCGCCCTGATCGAGACCACCACCCCCGAGACCCGCAAGGGCTGGATCGCCACCCTGGAGGAGATCCAGGGCCGCAACCCCCAGGTCGTCGTCGCGTCTCACCGCAAGGCCGACGCCGTCAACGACGCCGGCGCGCTGGCCAAGACCATCGAGTACGTCGAGCTCGGCGACAAGCTGCTGAGCACCGACCCGCGCCCGACCCTGGCCGAGTTCGTCGCCCGGATGGTCGAGGCCAACCCGACCCGCGCCAATGTCACGACGGCGATCTACAGCGGCGCCGTCCAGGGCCTTCGGTAA